In the genome of Bryobacteraceae bacterium, one region contains:
- a CDS encoding cyclic nucleotide-binding domain-containing protein — protein sequence MKEILQKVDFFSGLDEKLLEQVADAAIMRHYGKDESVVEQGQTGLGMYVVVKGSVRVVRRQGPVEKEVARLGPEQVFAEMAILDDQPRSADVITNEDTQCLLLTRDSFVKLMRRNPEIPIRVARVLAERLRDANELLASGASAPAAAAVIDGGAAPPHAANGNGTPPVSRKNQMQDTMLSIFDKLYTMKALTRFSVAVLGCPVEAAAPNIHDQIRAGDVKAVIVPAGEPVDLRIVAGAEGAYTLNVFTPGQPGRRCYGPGAIAPADAVTLHLEGDRLRLNRGADTLVLKNVQPLEDYALFRV from the coding sequence GTGAAAGAGATTCTGCAAAAGGTGGACTTCTTCAGCGGCCTGGACGAAAAGCTGCTGGAACAGGTGGCCGACGCCGCCATCATGCGCCATTACGGCAAGGACGAGTCCGTGGTGGAGCAGGGCCAGACCGGTCTTGGTATGTATGTGGTGGTGAAAGGCTCCGTCCGCGTCGTCCGCCGGCAGGGCCCGGTGGAGAAGGAGGTTGCGCGGCTCGGCCCCGAACAGGTGTTCGCCGAGATGGCGATTCTCGACGATCAGCCTCGTTCGGCCGACGTGATCACCAACGAAGATACCCAGTGCCTGCTGCTCACGCGCGACAGCTTCGTCAAGCTGATGCGCAGGAATCCGGAGATCCCGATCCGCGTGGCCCGCGTGCTCGCCGAGCGCCTGCGGGACGCCAATGAACTGCTCGCCTCCGGAGCTTCCGCCCCCGCGGCCGCGGCCGTGATCGACGGTGGCGCCGCGCCTCCGCACGCGGCCAACGGAAACGGGACGCCGCCGGTTTCGCGCAAGAATCAGATGCAGGATACGATGCTCTCGATCTTCGACAAGCTCTACACGATGAAAGCGCTCACGCGGTTTTCCGTGGCGGTCCTGGGCTGCCCGGTGGAAGCCGCCGCGCCGAACATCCACGACCAGATCCGGGCCGGCGACGTGAAGGCCGTCATCGTCCCGGCCGGAGAACCTGTCGACCTGCGCATCGTTGCCGGCGCCGAGGGCGCCTATACGTTGAACGTCTTTACGCCGGGGCAGCCCGGCCGCCGCTGCTACGGTCCGGGAGCGATCGCTCCCGCGGACGCCGTGACGCTGCACCTCGAAGGCGACCGGCTCCGTCTCAACCGGGGCGCCGACACCCTGGTTCTTAAAAACGTCCAGCCGCTGGAGGATTATGCTCTTTTTCGGGTCTGA
- a CDS encoding SRPBCC family protein, whose translation MLFFGSESGSASFACDAEVVYDILTAYDDYDQWMPLVASSKLLAQEGDDLAIAELEVDIGDRETLAIECIHDRNRMVLSRGIGGSLPVSKIEWNIKSEGPGRCTVSLTMHPENRWETFLPSHRRFLDPDACIASLRRYSTLYDGDAPPAEGDSVFRLFETPDGLTALYMGKRYKLTPISEESQ comes from the coding sequence ATGCTCTTTTTCGGGTCTGAGAGTGGGTCGGCGTCGTTTGCCTGCGACGCCGAAGTCGTGTACGACATCCTCACTGCCTACGACGACTACGACCAGTGGATGCCGCTGGTGGCGTCTTCGAAGCTCCTGGCGCAGGAGGGCGACGATCTCGCCATCGCCGAACTCGAAGTCGACATCGGCGACAGGGAAACCCTCGCCATCGAGTGCATTCACGACCGCAATCGGATGGTGCTCAGCCGTGGCATCGGCGGGTCGCTGCCGGTTTCCAAGATCGAATGGAACATCAAGTCCGAAGGTCCTGGAAGATGCACCGTTTCGCTGACGATGCACCCGGAAAACCGATGGGAAACCTTTCTTCCATCGCATCGCCGCTTCCTCGATCCCGACGCCTGCATCGCATCGCTGCGCCGCTACTCCACGCTCTACGACGGCGACGCGCCTCCCGCCGAAGGCGATTCCGTATTCCGGCTTTTCGAAACCCCAGATGGCCTTACCGCGTTGTATATGGGCAAGCGCTACAAGCTCACGCCGATCTCCGAGGAGTCCCAGTGA
- a CDS encoding SRPBCC family protein, with amino-acid sequence MIKTVIHIESPRPFVFEVFTQYANYRHWLPGCEKSDVASANGNVTDLDLTVNSMKRMSMTLRFEANPPQVLNFSMTKGSELKAYEGSYRLMDSADGRGTVVMAELDIDAGALAPKFLVDRMAKKAVEETGAALKKYIQTLPPPSQQAVASSAAPQKGVAKRLTRGKKKVLEIVRTPGGYRIWYLGRPYVPSQ; translated from the coding sequence GTGATCAAGACGGTCATCCACATCGAATCGCCGCGCCCGTTTGTCTTCGAGGTCTTTACCCAATACGCCAACTACCGGCATTGGCTCCCGGGCTGCGAAAAGTCCGACGTCGCCTCGGCGAACGGCAACGTGACGGACCTCGATCTCACCGTCAACAGCATGAAGCGGATGAGTATGACGCTCCGCTTCGAAGCAAACCCGCCCCAGGTTTTGAACTTCTCCATGACCAAGGGCTCCGAGTTGAAAGCGTACGAAGGCTCCTACCGGCTGATGGACTCGGCCGACGGCCGCGGCACCGTTGTCATGGCCGAACTCGATATCGATGCCGGAGCCCTCGCTCCCAAGTTCCTCGTTGACCGAATGGCCAAGAAAGCCGTCGAGGAGACGGGCGCAGCGCTGAAGAAGTACATTCAGACTCTGCCGCCCCCATCCCAGCAAGCGGTTGCCTCGTCTGCAGCCCCGCAAAAGGGGGTGGCCAAGCGCCTCACCCGCGGCAAGAAGAAGGTACTGGAAATCGTGAGGACTCCCGGTGGATACCGGATTTGGTACCTCGGGCGACCCTACGTTCCCAGCCAGTAA
- a CDS encoding CRTAC1 family protein, which produces MKNRTLYALAAPVLLAVVGGFGVVKVDQSGLEFFETGKAIEARLGQVARDFTAASSLDSHFDPGYSGQVLGLTELKHSKEKDGIRQLRMSPGTGPSDRASATGEWTGYRATFDAVEETIFHIHRMERWGSGEDTVATVRFEVLGTPRGTKDLTVDRGMLRATFRHASGSPVFAGAELIEGERLAASQSQFTDVAEAAGVGFVNRYYPRFINEPQKFGMIRYGPGGITVADYDRDGFQDLFIPDGVESKLFRNNAKGGFEDVTAQAGLAGLDGVSVAVFADYDNDGHKDLFVSRTYAHNQLFRNNGDGTFADVTEKSGIEEDCCTTVASWGDYNNDGYLDLYVGRYMDPRTSIPTTFYARNGEPNSLYKNNGNGTFTNVTKEAGVGEIGLCLGSVFGDFDEDGWADLYVVNDFGRNTLYHNNGDGTFSDVSVKTGTLAYGAGMSATFGDYDNDLKGDFYCANIRSDYAWYAEPPTVMRYMTNSVKQNVWASDMPLYWEVFKQSGFDFVAVFQQMASGNTMMRNRGDGTFEDTTVKTNANPPGWFWGTVLSDFDNDGWQDIYAANGWVYNDRDTEIELEFLNNVVSKQDVYKTGLFFDPKYFGRRSWHGWERNRYLRNDGTGVFEEVGRPAGSDLITNSRGVAVGDFWNRGVLDIAVSASTDKHALLRNELAGKRNWFQVELIGTESNRDAIGARIVLSAGGGKQMRTVIAGDSYSSQSMLRQHFGLAGAATVDELTVHWPKTGKTQKFTNLAANRIVEITEGKDTAVEKKYEAPR; this is translated from the coding sequence GTGAAAAATCGGACTCTCTACGCGCTTGCAGCACCGGTACTTCTGGCCGTGGTGGGTGGTTTTGGCGTCGTGAAGGTGGACCAGTCCGGCCTCGAGTTTTTCGAGACCGGAAAGGCGATCGAAGCGAGGCTTGGCCAGGTCGCACGCGACTTCACCGCCGCCTCCAGCCTGGACAGCCACTTCGACCCCGGCTACAGCGGCCAAGTACTGGGACTTACCGAACTGAAGCACTCGAAGGAAAAGGACGGCATCCGCCAATTGCGGATGTCGCCTGGTACCGGCCCCTCCGATCGCGCGTCCGCAACCGGGGAGTGGACGGGCTACCGCGCCACCTTCGACGCCGTCGAAGAAACCATCTTCCACATCCACCGCATGGAGCGATGGGGCTCCGGTGAAGACACCGTCGCCACGGTGCGGTTCGAAGTGCTCGGCACGCCTCGCGGAACCAAGGATCTCACGGTGGACCGCGGCATGCTCCGAGCGACCTTCCGCCACGCGAGTGGCAGCCCGGTGTTCGCCGGCGCCGAGCTGATCGAGGGGGAGCGCCTCGCCGCCAGCCAATCGCAGTTCACCGACGTGGCCGAGGCGGCCGGCGTCGGTTTCGTGAACCGCTACTATCCGCGCTTCATCAACGAGCCGCAGAAGTTCGGCATGATCCGCTACGGCCCCGGCGGCATCACGGTCGCCGACTACGACCGCGATGGCTTCCAGGATCTGTTCATTCCCGACGGGGTCGAATCGAAGCTCTTCCGCAACAACGCCAAGGGAGGGTTTGAGGACGTCACCGCCCAGGCCGGCCTCGCCGGACTCGACGGTGTCAGCGTGGCTGTCTTCGCCGACTATGACAACGACGGACACAAGGATCTCTTCGTCAGCCGCACCTACGCGCACAACCAGCTCTTCCGCAACAACGGCGACGGAACCTTCGCCGACGTCACCGAAAAGAGCGGGATCGAAGAGGATTGCTGCACGACGGTGGCTTCCTGGGGCGACTACAACAACGACGGTTATTTGGATCTCTACGTGGGCCGGTACATGGATCCGCGCACGTCGATCCCCACCACGTTCTACGCGCGCAATGGCGAACCGAACTCGCTGTACAAGAACAATGGAAACGGAACGTTCACTAACGTCACCAAAGAAGCGGGGGTCGGCGAGATCGGCCTCTGCCTTGGGTCCGTGTTCGGCGACTTCGACGAGGATGGTTGGGCGGATTTGTACGTGGTGAACGATTTCGGCCGGAACACGCTCTATCACAACAACGGCGACGGCACCTTCTCCGACGTCAGCGTGAAGACCGGCACGCTCGCCTACGGCGCCGGAATGAGCGCCACCTTCGGCGATTACGACAACGATCTCAAGGGCGATTTCTATTGCGCCAACATCCGCTCCGATTATGCCTGGTATGCCGAGCCGCCCACCGTGATGCGTTACATGACCAACAGCGTGAAGCAGAACGTCTGGGCGAGCGACATGCCGCTCTACTGGGAAGTGTTCAAGCAATCCGGCTTCGACTTCGTGGCCGTGTTCCAGCAGATGGCATCCGGCAACACGATGATGCGCAACCGCGGCGACGGCACGTTCGAAGACACCACCGTGAAGACGAACGCCAACCCGCCGGGCTGGTTCTGGGGCACTGTGCTCAGCGACTTCGATAACGACGGCTGGCAGGATATCTACGCCGCCAACGGCTGGGTCTACAACGACCGCGACACCGAGATCGAACTCGAGTTCCTGAACAACGTGGTGAGCAAGCAGGACGTCTACAAGACCGGCCTGTTCTTCGATCCCAAATACTTCGGCCGCCGTTCCTGGCACGGGTGGGAGCGGAACCGGTACTTGCGCAACGACGGCACGGGGGTGTTCGAAGAGGTGGGCCGGCCAGCGGGTTCGGACCTGATCACCAACAGCCGCGGCGTGGCAGTGGGCGACTTCTGGAATCGCGGCGTGCTCGACATCGCCGTATCCGCTTCCACCGACAAGCATGCGCTGCTGCGCAACGAACTCGCCGGCAAGCGCAACTGGTTCCAGGTGGAACTGATAGGCACGGAATCGAACCGCGACGCCATCGGCGCGCGCATCGTCCTCAGCGCGGGCGGCGGCAAGCAGATGCGCACCGTCATCGCCGGCGACAGCTACAGCTCGCAAAGCATGCTGCGCCAGCACTTCGGTCTGGCCGGCGCGGCCACCGTGGATGAACTCACCGTCCACTGGCCCAAGACCGGAAAGACCCAGAAGTTCACCAATCTGGCCGCCAACCGGATAGTCGAGATCACCGAGGGCAAGGACACGGCGGTGGAAAAGAAATACGAGGCGCCGCGGTGA
- a CDS encoding CRTAC1 family protein has translation MKRVAIAAAVVAALTAASGPERWFADVTQDSGIAFKHTNRAFDNEYAHIMAGYTALGAAAAVADYDSDGFDDLLLTDSSATGRNRLFRNNGRKNGSFGFTDVSDKVALPTGNDENNATADAMWFDYNNDGAPDLFIPRFGHSLLLANRNGKFQDVTKAAGLGVYANAITSIAFDYDCDGDLDLLVGSYFQPINIFKPGTPRFFPESFETANNGGGLTLYRNNNDGTFTDVTEKAGLRQSGWVLDLGHADADNDGDEDLYAAADFGTDRIYRNNGDGTFTDITEATIGLDTKKGMNVDWGDYDNDGLLDIYVTNITDEYMREGNFLWRNTGDLKFSDVARETGAHDTGWGWGAKFFDVDNDTWLDLYVMNGWVSAGKESYVPDVFQMITRPNVDFADARSWPPMGSKSLSGYQKKRLFHNERGQIFKDVAPRHGLDSVRDGRGIAVADFDNDGRLDIVTANANGEPYVYRNQSPNGNRWIQFHLKSTDGNRAAIGAQVRLTAAGKTYLRYISGGNSFAGQSTNRVHFGLGTAGTIDSVEVRWPCGKRETYSGLAPGKLHELVEGKGKQNR, from the coding sequence GTGAAACGCGTCGCGATCGCCGCCGCCGTTGTCGCCGCCCTAACCGCGGCCAGCGGTCCCGAACGCTGGTTCGCCGACGTCACGCAGGATTCCGGCATCGCGTTCAAGCACACCAACCGCGCCTTCGACAACGAATACGCGCACATTATGGCCGGCTACACCGCGCTCGGAGCGGCGGCGGCCGTCGCCGATTACGATTCGGACGGCTTCGACGATCTGCTCCTCACCGATTCCTCGGCCACCGGCCGCAACCGGCTTTTCCGCAACAACGGCCGCAAGAACGGTTCGTTCGGATTCACCGACGTCAGCGACAAGGTCGCGCTGCCCACCGGCAATGACGAGAACAACGCGACTGCGGACGCCATGTGGTTCGACTACAACAACGACGGCGCGCCCGATCTGTTCATCCCGCGCTTCGGCCACAGCCTCCTGCTCGCCAACCGCAATGGCAAGTTTCAGGACGTCACCAAGGCCGCCGGGCTCGGCGTCTACGCCAACGCGATCACTTCGATCGCCTTCGACTACGACTGCGACGGCGACCTCGATCTTCTCGTCGGGAGCTACTTCCAGCCGATCAACATCTTCAAGCCCGGCACGCCGCGCTTCTTCCCCGAAAGCTTCGAAACCGCCAATAACGGCGGCGGCCTCACTCTCTACCGCAACAACAACGACGGCACCTTCACCGACGTCACCGAAAAGGCCGGTCTCCGCCAAAGCGGCTGGGTGCTCGATCTCGGCCACGCCGACGCCGACAACGACGGCGACGAGGACCTCTACGCCGCCGCCGACTTCGGCACCGACCGTATCTACCGCAACAACGGCGACGGCACCTTCACCGACATCACCGAAGCGACCATCGGGCTCGACACCAAGAAGGGCATGAATGTCGATTGGGGCGACTACGACAACGACGGTCTCCTCGATATCTACGTCACCAACATCACCGACGAGTACATGCGCGAGGGCAACTTCCTCTGGCGCAACACCGGCGACCTGAAGTTCTCCGACGTCGCCCGTGAAACCGGCGCGCACGATACCGGCTGGGGCTGGGGCGCCAAGTTCTTCGACGTCGACAACGACACTTGGCTCGATCTGTACGTGATGAACGGCTGGGTCTCGGCCGGAAAGGAAAGCTACGTCCCCGACGTGTTCCAGATGATCACGCGGCCAAACGTCGATTTCGCCGACGCGCGTAGCTGGCCGCCGATGGGCTCGAAGAGCCTCTCCGGCTATCAGAAGAAGCGCCTGTTCCATAATGAACGGGGCCAGATTTTCAAGGACGTCGCGCCGCGCCACGGGCTGGACTCCGTGCGCGACGGCCGAGGCATCGCCGTGGCCGACTTCGATAACGACGGCCGCCTCGACATCGTCACCGCCAACGCCAACGGCGAGCCCTACGTCTACCGGAACCAGTCGCCGAACGGCAACCGCTGGATCCAGTTTCACTTGAAGAGCACGGACGGCAATCGCGCCGCCATCGGCGCTCAGGTGCGCCTGACCGCCGCCGGCAAGACGTATCTGCGTTACATCAGTGGCGGCAACAGCTTCGCCGGGCAGTCCACCAACCGCGTCCACTTCGGTCTCGGCACGGCCGGCACGATCGACTCGGTGGAAGTGCGCTGGCCCTGCGGCAAGCGTGAAACCTATTCCGGGCTCGCTCCCGGCAAACTGCACGAGCTAGTGGAAGGTAAGGGGAAACAGAACCGATGA
- a CDS encoding CRTAC1 family protein gives MKHLRLLILPLAVFAAGPGPAGIRFEDVSESSGLRVRHHTRRFDGKHADVLGMFTSGGASAAVGDYDNDGLDDVFVTNSDDGKPNYLFHNEGGLKFTDVGAKMGVTGGNDPKSIVADALWFDYDNDGWRDLLVARFGTPILYHNEKGKAFKDVSASSGLNKFGNTIAAIAFDYDRDGHLDLMLGNYFKPLNLIELPDPHVLPNDLDNAVNGGGVTLWRNTGKGSFVEVTEKAGFAAHTGWTLDLGHGDFNNDGWQDVYLACDYGTDRIYFNNKDGTFTDATEKSIGFDTRKGMNADVADYDNDGWLDIYVTNITDEYMKECNMLWHNNHDGTFTDVSKETNTCATLWGWSAKFGDFDNDGWADIFVVNGLRSAEKENYIPVLLEMITRPGVDFTDVRLWPNIGSMTWSGYQKKKLFHNLRGQAFKEISGEAGVDNELDGRGIGLADFDNDGRIDIYQVNADQFAVLYRGKTDVGNWVQLELDGGPSNRDAIGARVKISAGGATQIQEVNGGNGYAGQSMHRLHFGLGKATKIDAIEIHWPDGKVEAPAPPAVNKLSKFTAKGAKR, from the coding sequence ATGAAGCACCTTCGCTTGCTCATCCTCCCGCTGGCGGTGTTTGCCGCCGGCCCTGGTCCGGCTGGCATTCGCTTTGAGGACGTTAGCGAATCGAGCGGTCTCCGCGTGCGCCACCACACCCGCCGCTTCGACGGCAAACACGCCGACGTGCTCGGCATGTTCACTTCCGGAGGCGCATCGGCCGCGGTCGGCGATTATGACAACGACGGCCTCGACGATGTCTTCGTCACCAACTCCGACGACGGCAAGCCCAACTACCTGTTTCACAACGAGGGGGGGCTCAAGTTCACCGACGTCGGCGCGAAGATGGGCGTCACGGGCGGCAACGACCCGAAGTCGATTGTCGCGGACGCGCTCTGGTTCGACTACGACAACGACGGCTGGCGCGATCTCCTCGTCGCCCGCTTCGGCACGCCCATCCTGTATCACAACGAAAAGGGCAAGGCGTTCAAGGACGTCTCGGCCTCGTCCGGACTCAACAAATTCGGCAACACCATCGCCGCCATCGCCTTCGACTACGACCGCGACGGCCACCTCGATCTGATGCTCGGCAACTACTTCAAGCCGCTCAACCTTATCGAACTGCCGGATCCGCACGTGCTCCCCAACGACCTTGATAACGCCGTGAACGGCGGCGGCGTAACCCTCTGGCGCAACACCGGGAAAGGCTCCTTCGTCGAGGTGACGGAAAAAGCCGGCTTCGCCGCCCATACCGGCTGGACTCTCGATCTCGGCCACGGCGACTTCAACAACGATGGCTGGCAAGATGTCTACCTCGCCTGCGACTACGGCACCGACCGCATTTACTTCAACAACAAGGACGGCACGTTCACCGACGCCACCGAGAAGTCCATCGGCTTCGACACCCGCAAAGGGATGAACGCCGATGTCGCCGACTACGACAACGACGGCTGGCTCGACATCTACGTCACCAACATCACCGACGAGTACATGAAAGAGTGCAACATGCTGTGGCACAACAACCACGACGGCACCTTCACCGATGTCTCCAAGGAAACCAATACCTGCGCCACGCTCTGGGGTTGGTCGGCCAAGTTCGGCGACTTCGACAACGACGGCTGGGCCGACATTTTCGTGGTGAACGGCCTCCGCTCGGCGGAGAAGGAAAACTACATTCCGGTGCTGCTCGAGATGATCACCCGCCCCGGCGTGGACTTCACCGACGTCCGTCTCTGGCCCAACATCGGCAGCATGACCTGGAGCGGCTACCAGAAGAAGAAGCTCTTCCATAACCTCCGCGGCCAAGCTTTCAAGGAGATCTCGGGAGAAGCCGGCGTCGACAACGAACTCGACGGCCGCGGCATCGGCCTTGCCGATTTCGACAACGACGGCCGCATCGATATCTACCAGGTCAACGCGGACCAGTTCGCTGTCCTCTATCGCGGCAAGACCGACGTTGGCAACTGGGTCCAACTCGAACTCGACGGCGGCCCCTCCAACCGCGACGCCATCGGCGCGCGCGTGAAGATCAGCGCCGGCGGGGCCACGCAAATTCAGGAAGTGAACGGCGGCAACGGCTACGCCGGACAGAGCATGCACCGGCTGCACTTCGGCCTCGGCAAGGCGACGAAGATCGATGCGATCGAAATCCACTGGCCCGATGGCAAAGTCGAGGCTCCCGCCCCGCCCGCGGTGAACAAGCTTTCGAAGTTCACGGCGAAAGGAGCGAAGCGTTGA
- a CDS encoding FG-GAP-like repeat-containing protein, translating into MSRTARQSIGRRFAIVTIALLTAGVIANRAAEGDQDLRARIDHHRNLGKAFYENPTTQLKAVDEFKAALDLAPDSSRERLNYGLALLRAGKMPEGIAELQKAQKQDPKLPHTWFNLGIVYKKESEYEKAIEQLEGMEKLVPDEAVTRYNLGVLYKLTGRATDALREFEASAKLDPNLAGPRFQLYNSYRLAGRAEEAAREEQVFHALKKMKTGAAVPEDLDWSFYAEIHDVVDPSGLADDQPAAEVKFASKSLGSGYTGIAAADLDGDGKPELIAFSPASAAIVQGTKITGLDAVKGAVAIAPADFDNDGAVDLCIVTQAAPRLLANRNGAFTDGPALPAGSYRAALWVDYDHDYDLDLFLLGDKSVLLRNGGKAGFTDETASFPFVDGAALGGVSFDTVPDTDAFDIAVSYRSRPGVVYRDRLGGKYTAEDAPAIPAGATHLAARDFNNDGWTDLAAGARLIANRDGKLETARDGAAASAAAFADLENRAFADLVITTGTLRNQGVAKFTEGVKHAAARALIAADFDADGREDIAAVTADGEAQLWKNETETPGKWLAVRLTGVKNLKLAPGAEVEVKAGSRYQKQTYAGLPLHFGMRSAAGPETVRITWANGLVQNETGKTSGSVLMLKEAPRLSGSCPMIFTWNGKSFQFISDVLAVAPLGASAGDGTYFATDHDEYVQIPRGALAERDGAYEVRITEELREVSYLDQVKLVAVDHPARVDLYTNDKFKSPPFPDFRLFGVTRRIHPAAAHDHRGRDVRESILRTDRAYAAGFTRDHAGNAEKHWVELDFNGAMKDNRGVLILNGWVDWADGSSFRAASQESADSLAMPYLQVKNARGEWTTVINDMGIPAGKAKSIAVDLTGKFLTSDRRIRIVTGLCVYWDEIFASEDAAAPETRVTTLAPAAARLDYRGFSQVIVHPDRVQPERFVYGAPGPATAWNPTPGNYTRFGDVRPLLGEIDDKFVVMGAGDEMRLSFNAALPPLAAGWTRDFLLFVDGWAKDGDANTAFAKSVDPLPFHGMSSYPYPASEHYPDDAAHREYLNTYNTRPALRLLTTLRPDRRKE; encoded by the coding sequence TTGAGCCGGACCGCCCGGCAATCCATCGGCCGCCGGTTCGCGATCGTTACGATCGCTCTGCTCACCGCTGGAGTTATCGCCAACCGCGCCGCCGAGGGCGACCAGGATCTGCGCGCGCGAATCGATCACCATCGCAACCTCGGCAAGGCGTTCTACGAAAATCCCACCACGCAGTTGAAGGCCGTCGACGAGTTCAAGGCGGCGCTCGATCTCGCCCCCGATTCCTCGCGCGAACGCCTCAACTACGGCCTCGCGCTGCTCCGCGCCGGCAAGATGCCCGAAGGCATCGCCGAACTCCAAAAGGCGCAGAAGCAGGATCCGAAGCTCCCCCATACCTGGTTCAACCTCGGCATCGTCTATAAGAAGGAGTCCGAGTACGAGAAGGCGATCGAACAACTCGAGGGGATGGAGAAGCTCGTTCCGGACGAGGCCGTCACTCGCTACAACCTCGGCGTGCTCTACAAGCTCACCGGCCGCGCCACCGACGCCCTGCGCGAGTTCGAGGCCAGCGCCAAGCTCGACCCCAACCTCGCCGGCCCGCGCTTTCAGCTTTACAACTCCTACCGGCTCGCCGGGCGCGCCGAAGAGGCCGCGCGCGAAGAGCAGGTCTTTCACGCTCTAAAGAAGATGAAGACCGGCGCCGCCGTCCCGGAAGATCTCGACTGGAGCTTCTACGCCGAAATCCACGATGTCGTCGACCCGAGCGGCCTCGCCGATGATCAGCCCGCGGCCGAAGTAAAGTTCGCGTCGAAATCGCTCGGAAGCGGATACACGGGCATCGCCGCCGCCGACCTTGATGGCGATGGCAAGCCCGAACTGATCGCGTTCTCCCCGGCCTCCGCCGCCATCGTGCAAGGTACGAAGATCACTGGCCTCGACGCGGTGAAAGGCGCGGTCGCCATCGCTCCCGCCGACTTCGATAACGACGGCGCCGTCGACCTGTGCATCGTCACCCAAGCGGCTCCGCGCCTGCTCGCCAATCGCAACGGCGCGTTCACCGACGGTCCCGCGCTGCCCGCCGGCTCCTACCGCGCGGCGCTGTGGGTCGACTACGATCACGACTACGATCTCGACCTGTTCCTGCTCGGCGACAAGTCCGTCCTCCTTCGCAATGGCGGCAAGGCCGGGTTCACCGACGAGACGGCATCGTTCCCCTTCGTCGACGGCGCCGCGCTAGGGGGCGTGAGCTTCGACACAGTCCCCGACACCGACGCTTTCGACATCGCGGTCTCCTATCGCAGCCGCCCTGGCGTCGTCTATCGCGACCGGCTCGGCGGCAAGTACACGGCCGAGGACGCGCCCGCGATACCCGCCGGAGCCACGCACCTCGCCGCGCGTGATTTCAACAACGACGGCTGGACCGACCTCGCCGCCGGCGCCCGCCTCATCGCCAACCGGGACGGCAAGCTCGAAACCGCACGGGACGGCGCCGCCGCGTCCGCCGCCGCGTTCGCCGATCTCGAAAACCGCGCCTTCGCCGATCTGGTGATCACCACCGGCACGCTCCGCAATCAGGGCGTCGCCAAGTTCACCGAGGGCGTGAAGCACGCCGCCGCCCGCGCTCTCATCGCCGCCGACTTCGATGCCGATGGCCGCGAAGACATCGCCGCGGTAACAGCCGATGGCGAGGCCCAGCTTTGGAAGAACGAAACCGAAACGCCCGGCAAATGGCTCGCTGTCCGCCTCACGGGAGTCAAGAATCTGAAGCTCGCACCCGGCGCCGAGGTCGAGGTGAAGGCCGGGTCTCGCTACCAGAAGCAGACCTACGCCGGACTGCCGCTGCACTTTGGCATGCGCTCGGCCGCGGGGCCGGAAACCGTGCGGATCACCTGGGCCAACGGACTCGTGCAGAACGAAACCGGCAAGACATCCGGCTCCGTGCTGATGCTTAAGGAAGCGCCGCGCCTTTCGGGCTCCTGCCCGATGATCTTCACCTGGAATGGCAAGAGCTTCCAGTTCATCTCGGACGTGCTCGCCGTAGCGCCGCTTGGGGCGAGCGCCGGCGACGGAACGTACTTCGCCACCGACCACGATGAATACGTTCAGATCCCGCGCGGCGCGCTCGCCGAACGCGACGGCGCCTACGAAGTCCGCATCACCGAAGAACTGCGCGAAGTATCCTATCTCGATCAGGTGAAACTGGTCGCCGTGGACCACCCGGCCCGCGTCGATCTCTATACGAATGACAAGTTCAAGTCCCCGCCGTTCCCGGACTTCCGCCTCTTCGGCGTCACCCGGCGCATCCACCCCGCCGCCGCGCACGACCATCGCGGTCGCGACGTCCGCGAAAGCATCCTTCGCACGGATCGCGCGTATGCCGCCGGCTTCACCCGTGATCATGCGGGCAATGCCGAAAAGCACTGGGTCGAACTCGACTTCAACGGCGCGATGAAAGACAACCGCGGCGTGCTCATCCTCAACGGCTGGGTCGATTGGGCCGATGGCTCGAGCTTCCGCGCCGCCTCGCAGGAAAGCGCGGACTCGCTCGCCATGCCCTACCTGCAGGTGAAGAACGCGCGCGGAGAATGGACCACCGTCATCAATGACATGGGCATCCCCGCTGGAAAAGCCAAATCCATCGCCGTCGATCTCACCGGTAAGTTCCTCACCTCGGACCGCCGCATTCGCATCGTCACCGGGCTCTGCGTCTATTGGGACGAGATCTTCGCGAGCGAGGATGCCGCCGCGCCGGAAACTCGAGTCACCACGCTCGCCCCGGCCGCCGCCCGGCTGGATTACCGCGGCTTCTCGCAGGTGATCGTCCATCCCGACCGCGTGCAGCCGGAGCGGTTCGTCTACGGCGCGCCCGGTCCGGCCACGGCCTGGAACCCCACTCCCGGCAACTACACCCGCTTCGGCGACGTCCGCCCGCTGCTGGGCGAGATCGACGACAAGTTCGTCGTGATGGGTGCGGGCGACGAGATGCGCCTCTCATTCAACGCCGCCTTGCCGCCGCTGGCCGCTGGCTGGACGCGCGACTTCCTGCTTTTTGTCGACGGCTGGGCCAAGGACGGCGACGCCAATACCGCCTTCGCCAAATCCGTCGATCCGCTCCCGTTCCACGGAATGTCGAGCTATCCGTATCCCGCCTCGGAACACTATCCCGATGACGCCGCTCACCGGGAGTATTTGAACACGTACAATACGCGCCCGGCCCTGCGCCTGCTCACCACGCTCCGGCCGGACCGCCGAAAGGAATAG